A window of Sodalis praecaptivus genomic DNA:
GCGCAATCCCCCCGAGCCCACGCTGCGTCGGCAACGTCTGGCCGCAACGCTTTCAACCGAGAAGGTGGCAATGGCCCTGATAGGCCCCGGCGCCGATTTCGGTTATTTCACCGGCCGCCGGCCGATAGCGACCGAGCGTTTACTGGCGCTGCTGGTGAACGCCGAGGGGCGGGCGCTGATATTTGCGCCTTTGTTGCAGGCGCCGCTGTACGCAGACATTGACGGCGTCGACCTGATGACCTGGGTCGACGGTGACGATCCCGTGGCGCTGCTGGCGCACATAATGAGCCGCGACGGCGGCGGGCGTATTGCCGTCGACGAAGCGTTTTGGAGCGACTTCCTGTTAGGGCTTCAGCGCGCCGGCGTCGGGGAATTCATCAGCGGCCGCGGTATTATCGACAGCGCGCGCACCGTCAAACAGCCGGCGGAAATTGCCGGTCTCACCCGGGCGGCCCTGGCCATCGATCAGGTCTGGACGCGTTTTTGCGCCAGCTGCGGCGCCTTAACGGGGCAGACCGAATTTGCTCTGCGCGATCGCCTGCGCTATTTGATGCAGCAGGCGGGGTTTAGCGAGATCAGTTGGATCGACGTGGGAGCCGGGCCCAACGGCGCATCGTCGCTGCATCACGGCAGCGAGCGGGTTATTGGCGCCGGCGAGCCGGTGGTGTTCGATTTTGCGGGGTGTTTCGCAGGCTACTATGGCGATATCTGCCGCGTGGCCATCACCGGCGCCGTGCCGCCGGATTATCAGAGGCTGTACGACGTGGTCCTGGCGGCGCAGGACGCGGCGTTCCGGCAAATTAGGCCCGGGGTTGCGGCCGGCGCCGTGGACCAGGCGGCGCGGGACATTATCGCCGCCGCCGGCTACGGCGAGTATTTTACCCACCGTACCGGCCACGGTATCGGCCTGGCGGCGCACGAAAATCCCTATATCGTCAGCGGCAACGCGCGGCCGCTGCGCGAGGATATGGTGTTTTCCATTGAGCCGGGCGTCTATCTCCCGGGCCGTTTCGGCGTGCGTATCGAAGAT
This region includes:
- a CDS encoding M24 family metallopeptidase; amino-acid sequence: MSRNPPEPTLRRQRLAATLSTEKVAMALIGPGADFGYFTGRRPIATERLLALLVNAEGRALIFAPLLQAPLYADIDGVDLMTWVDGDDPVALLAHIMSRDGGGRIAVDEAFWSDFLLGLQRAGVGEFISGRGIIDSARTVKQPAEIAGLTRAALAIDQVWTRFCASCGALTGQTEFALRDRLRYLMQQAGFSEISWIDVGAGPNGASSLHHGSERVIGAGEPVVFDFAGCFAGYYGDICRVAITGAVPPDYQRLYDVVLAAQDAAFRQIRPGVAAGAVDQAARDIIAAAGYGEYFTHRTGHGIGLAAHENPYIVSGNARPLREDMVFSIEPGVYLPGRFGVRIEDIVLVTPDGARRLTQSPRALCVIDATAEPIHYAY